From Streptomyces sp. SAI-135:
GGGCGCAGGAAGACGGGCCCATGTCCTACGACGCCGCCTGGCGTCTGGCCCGCGTCACACGCCACCCCGACGAAATGGGCTACCGCCTGCACGGACACCGCTCCGACGGACAGCCTCAGAAGAACCCCGCCGAAGAGCGCCCCTGACCGACACACCGCATCGCAGGCCACGGCGGGCAAACCTGGGCTGGACCGGAGGAGACGGACGTCGCCTTGCTCCAACAGGGGTGCTGAGCGTGTCCGGCGCGGTCGGAGAACGGTTGGAGTGGACAACGCACAGGTCAAGCGAGGGGAGCGGCGATGTCGTACGGGTACGGCGGGGGTCCCAACTGGCCGATGATCCGTGCCAAGCAGCGCGCCGAGAGCGAGGCTGCTGCCCTCAGCCGCGAAGGCGCAGCGTCGAGGGCGTCCGCCGCCCGGTGGAAGGCCGGCTTCGAGGCGCTGGCTGAGCACGTGCGCGAAGCCGCGGACCAGGCAGCTATCGAGCACCAGCCGGTCGGCACGTGCCGCTGCCGTCCCTGTTGGGATGCTGTGATCAGCAAGCTGGTCCAAGAAGCAGAAGGGCACAAGGCCACGGGCCATTCCGGCGCCCCCGGCGCCACGTTCTCCGTTGACGACCTCTTCGGCTCTTCTGTCTCTTTCGATGGTCTCTTCGGTCGCTCCGACCCGCCGAAGCGCACCTAGAAACTAGGTGCTCGACCGTCTGTGGCATCGCCTGAGAATCGAATCGTGTGCCGAGTTCGAGCAGCCCAAGCGGCCGCTGGCGGGACATGACCACCACCGAGCGGGTGCTGTTCGCTCTGGTCGCCAACCGGGCGCTGGCACCAGCGTCCTCGCTCGCCGCCGCCGAGTGGATCACCAACCCCGCGTACATCGACCACCTCGCCGAGACCGTCGAACAGCGCTGCCACCGGGCGATGGACTGGCTCCACGAGATGGGCCGGCGACCTGGAGAAGCAGGTCTTCAACGTCGAACCCGGGAGGGGCCGCGCAGCGGTCACTCCTCAGTGAGCTCCATAAGCTGTTCCGCAGCAGTCCTGTTGCCCTGATCCGCAAGGCGTCGCAGTTCTCCCAGGTCTTCATGCTCAGCAGCCAGTTCGATCAGCTGGTCAGTTGCCGTGGTGTTCCCAGTGTCGGAGAGCCGACGCAACTCCCCCAGATCACCGTGCTCAGCAGCCAGTTCGATCAGCTGGTCAGTTGCCGTGGCGTTCCCAGTGTCGGAGAGCCGACGCAACTCCCCCAGATCACCGTGCTCAGCAGCCAGTTCGATCAGCTGGTCAGTTGCCGTGGCGTTCCCAGTGTCGGAGAGCCGACGCAACTCCCCCAGATCACCGTGCTCAGCAGCCAGTTCGATCAGCTGGTCAGTTGCCGTGGCGTTCCCAGTGTCGGAGAGCCGACGCAACTCCCCCAGATCACCGTGCTCAGCAGCCCACTCAACGAGCTCGTCCGCCGCTTCCATATCTCCCTTCTCGGCTCGTTCCCGGAGGGCAGACAGGTCAGAGTCGGTCACGGTGGACCACCTCTCCATGGTTTCGGTTGCAAGCCGGCCAGACAGGCATCCGGCACGGCCCCCGTCACGTTATTCGGACGGCGTGGGAAGCTTCCCGGAGGCGCGAAGCTCATCGCGGTACACAAGCCACTCCTCCAGCAGCCTGGGCAGCCGCTCCGCAAGGAACTCTGCCAGTGCAGCCATCTCTTCGAGTGGAGCACGACGCTCCGAAGGGGCATCCGCCAGCAGCGCCAAGCCTTCCCGAAACAGCGCAGCATGTTCCTTGTGGATGGCGGAGTCGAAGTGCTGCGGGTGCTGGCTGGCTGGATCCAGACTCACCCGGTCCGCTCGTTCCCCAGCAGCGCGCACCCGCCGCGCCATTTTGTAGCTTTCGAGCAGCTTGACCACACCGGTGATGGCGCTCCGGCTCGCCCGCAGCGCTTCACTCAGCTCATCGATCGTCTGCTGAGGCGGTTCACAAACGAACAGGTACCCCAGCAGTCGTCCAGCCATCGGCGGCAGGCCGTACTGGCGGGCATAGAAGCGACCGACGTCATCAGCGAATGCCAGATGCGGTTCTTGCGACATGTCCTCTACACTATCAGGTGTAGCATAGATGACGAAAATTTCTGTCATATGTGCTAAATCCGAGAGCTGATGATCCGGCGGGGCGGAACGGACGCTGACAAGGCACATGCGTGGTTAGCGACACGGCACGGACGCTCAGTGTCGCAAGGCAGAACTACACGGCGGCAGTCGATCCCGCGACCGGGTGCGCCGACGGCGCCGGCGCACCCGACGCCGCCCATACCCACAACCGGTCCGGCCCCGACCGCACGCTGCCCTGCTCAGTAAGGGGACTCGATCAGCGCGATGGCCTGCACCGGACACCCACGGGCCGCATCCGGCACCTGTGGGTCACCGGCTCCGTTTTCTTGTCCGGGGAGCACCGCGCTGAGCCCGTCCTCATCCTGGGTGAAGACGCCCGGGGCGAGCAGAGCACACAAACCCGCACCCACGCATTGGTCCCTGTCAACCTGGATCCGCATGTCCATCTCCGTTCCGACTTCGCCACCCTGCCGGTCCTGGCTAGTCGCGTCAGGCACGGCAAGAAGAACGCGCTGCAAGGAATCGCTACGGTCATCCGTTGATCGCCCGACGAATCACCGAGCAGATCTCGGCCGCATGCTCCGGCTCCGACATCAAGCGGTGCCTGCAATCGATCTTGTGTTCCGTGAACTGTCCGCCCACGTACGGCAACCATTGCCCGGCGAATCCGCGGTCGTCGACCGTCGCGGTGAAGAACAGCACGTCCCCGTCGAACACCGGGGTGACGAACTCATCGAGGAGTTTCGTGTGCCCGACGGTGATCTGGGCCACCTTCCCGACGACCGCTTCGTAGTCGGCCTCGCCCGCCGACGCGCCAAGGTAGTCGCGAACGAACGCCTGGGTGTTCGCATCGGCGATGACATCGGCCTCCGCAAAGTCGTTCTCCGGCCCGAATCCGCCCGCGGTGGCGCTGTCCAGCATGACGAGTAGACCTACCTCCTTGCCTCGCCGCCGCAGCTCGACCGCGATCGCGTGAGCGAGGGTGCCACCGCCGGACCAGCCGAAGAGCATGTACGGCCCTTCGGGCTGGAGTTCGGTGATGTAGCACAGGTAGTACGTCACCATGTCCTCGACCGATGTCGCGGGCGGCTGCGCGGAGTCGTACTCGCGTGCCTGGATCCCGTACATCACCTGGCCCGGCAGGTGCTCGGCGAAGCTCATGTACGCCCAGCACAGGCCGCTGCCAGGGTGGATCATCCACAGAGGCAGCCCGGTTCCCTCCGTCCGTATCGGCAACACCGTTGCGAAGGGATCCTCCGGAGCCTCGTCGGCGAACGTATGCAACTGCTCCGCGAGGTCGCCCACGACCGGGTGCTGGAACACGGCCCGGACCGGCACGGTGATGCCGAGGACGTCGGCGATTCGCTCGGCCAGCCGGACGACCAGCATCGAGTGGCCCCCGAGTAGGAAGAAGTCATCGTCCACGCCGACCCGTTCGACACCCAACACCTCCCCGTACAGCTCGGCCAGGGCCTGCTCGTCGGCGGTGCTCGGGGGGCGGTAGGTGTCGGCGGCGAAGTCCGGGACCGGCAGTGCTGCGCGGTCCAGTTTCTGATGGGACGTCAGCGGCAACCGGTCCAGGAGGACGACGGCCGATGGCACCATGTAGGACGGCAGCCGGCTTGCCAGGTACTGCCGTAGGTCGTCGGGGGTGGCACCCGGCGCGACCACGTACGCCAGCAGATGCATGCCCAGGTCGCGGAGCTCGCGTGCGATGACCACGGCCTGCGCGACAGCCGGGTGCTCCGCCAGCACACCCTCCACTTCACCCGGTTCGATCCGGTAGCCGCGGATCTTCACCTGATGGTCCGCTCGGCCCCGGAACTCCAGGATGCCCCGCGAGCTCCACAGGCCAAGGTCACCGGTCCGGTACATCCGCTCGCCCGGTTTCCCGAACGGGCAGGCCACAAAGCGTTCGGCGGACAGGCTCGACCGGTTCAGATAGCCCCGCGCCAGGCCATCGCCGGCCATGTACAACTCACCGACCACACCCGGCGGCACGGGGCGCAGTCCGGCGTCGAGGACGTAGATCCGCATGTTGTCCATCGGCAGTCCGATGGGCACGTCCCCGAGCAACGGTCCGGGCCCGATCTCGTGCACCGTTGAGTTGCAGGTGATCTCGGTCGGCCCGAAGGCATTGACGAACGTGGTGTCGGGACATGCCGCGACAGCCTTCTCGACCGCGGCCGGCGACAACCGTTCACCACCGATCCACACCTCGCGCAGGCCTGCCAGACAGCTCGGGTCCTGCTCGACCAGGTGGTTGAAGACCGGGGTGATCAGCAGCGCTGTGGTAACGCCGTGCCGGCCGGCGAAGGAACCGAAGACCTTCGCGTCGAGGTCGTCGGGCGGCGCCAGGACGACGCAGTCGCCGCGAAGCAGTGTCGGCCACAACTCGTAGGTCATGGGATCGAAGGTGTGCCGCGTGCGTAGCAGCACCCGGTGGTTGCCCTCCCGTCGGCACCAACGGTCGACCGCGAACTGCACCACCCCGCGGTGGGTGATCGCGACGCCCTTGGGGCGCCCCGTCGATCCCGACGTATAGATCACGTAGGCCAGCCGGTCCCCGGAGTCGACGCGTTCCACGGCGGGCACATCCGTGTGTGCGTCGAGTTCGCCGAAGACCACGCAGGGACAGTCCACGGTGTCGCCAGCGAACGCCTCGTCACCGACGATGAGTTGGGGCCGTGCGTCCGCCAGAACGAACGCCAGCCGGTCAGGGGGATACTCGGGGTCGACCGGAAGATAGGCTCCGCCGGCCTTGAGGACGGCGAGCAGAGTGACGACCATCTCGGGAGAGCGGGGCAGGGCGACTCCGACCAGGGATTCGGCGGTGACACCGCGCCGCACCAGAGCTGCGGCCACCTTGTCCGACGCCGCATCGAGCTCCCGGTACGTCAGCGATCCTACGTCCCCCGTCACCGCGACCGCGTCAGGCGTGGCCGCGACCTGTCGTGCGAACAGCGCTGTGAGCGTATCGCCCAGCAGGTCCACAGCCGTGTCGTTGAGTTCGTGGACGAACCGGTCATACTCGCCGGGCTGGAAGACGTCCACCTCGCTGAGCGCCACGGCCGGGTCGGCCAGGACCTGGTCGAGCACACTCAGCAACCGGCGGACGAGCCTGTCAACGGTGTCCCGGTCGAACAGGTCGGTGTCGTACTC
This genomic window contains:
- a CDS encoding MarR family transcriptional regulator; the protein is MSQEPHLAFADDVGRFYARQYGLPPMAGRLLGYLFVCEPPQQTIDELSEALRASRSAITGVVKLLESYKMARRVRAAGERADRVSLDPASQHPQHFDSAIHKEHAALFREGLALLADAPSERRAPLEEMAALAEFLAERLPRLLEEWLVYRDELRASGKLPTPSE
- a CDS encoding ferredoxin, with protein sequence MDMRIQVDRDQCVGAGLCALLAPGVFTQDEDGLSAVLPGQENGAGDPQVPDAARGCPVQAIALIESPY